CGAACCTTCCGTTGTAAGTCTGGGTCGTATTTCCATGGCTGATGCTCGAGAAAGCGATCACTCAGATAGCTTCTTCGTTGAATCACTCATGGGTATGGCCCAATTGAAAGCCCAATATGCTAGTGTTGAAAAGGGGAAAGTGGAGGCTTCCCTTGGGTTGGAAGCTCTGTATTTGGATCCCGAGAATATTGCGCGGGTTGTTCCTGGAAGGATAACCAGTGCACGGTTTTTCCCTTCCAGTAGTGTCAAAATGATCGCGGTGGGTAACACGTTTGGGAATGTTGGGTTTTGGAATGTGGGACAAAGTGAGGTTCATTTATACCGTCCCCATCGAGCTCCCATTTCCGGGATCTTGATTCAACCACATTGCTTGTCCAAGGTACCATGATGTGTCTGAATTCGCAACAATTACTGCTTATTTGTCAAGTTTCTTTTATAACTTTTACCGGTTATTAGTTACCTTAAGACTCAAACTAATTAACTTCATAGTGTTGCTTTTAGGAAATTGTTTTCTGATACTGGTAGAATATGCTCATTTGTCTGTACGGGAAATGCACTCGTTTGGTCTGTTTGCCATACACTGATAAAGCATGCGTGCATGTTAACTGTGTTTGTCTAgcatatttttattagatgCATTCTGTTCTTAGTGGGAAATTTGAGGTTAAAGTGGAAAGTGTTAGCTTTTTGGGCTTATAATATAATCTGGTTGAATATAATTACTATGCTTGTGGTTTACCTTGTACCCCAGTCTAGACATATTTATGGTTGAATCAATTTGTTTCTGCAGTCAATCAATATTCCCAACTTTATTTTGTCTGCTTTACGTTTTGTTAGCTGCAGAATTGTCTGATGCTGTGAACAATTTTATATGCAGATATACACAAGTTGTTATGATGGAATTCTTAGGCTAATGGATGCCGAGAAGGAAATCTTTGATCTGGTATTTGAGAGTGATGAAAGTATATTTGCTCTCTCACAACCAACAAATGAGACAAACTGCCTATATCTTGCTGAGGGTTCTGGAGGTTTGACTATTTGGGATAACAGGATTGGAAAACGTATGTCGCACTGGGTTTTGCATGAAAGTAGAATTAACACAATAGATTTCAACTGTAAAAACCCTCATATTGCAGCTACTAGTTCCACTGATGGAACTGCCTGCACCTGGGATTTGAGATATACCGATGGAGATAAGCTCACAGCCTTGAGGACATTTACCCATAAAAGATCTGTACAATCTGCTTACTTCTCTCCTTCTGGATGTAGCCTGGCAACTACAAGGTGTGGAGTTTCTCCCATTCTAAAAATTACTAGTTTTATGCTTACTTGTGTGGTACTGtggtcttttatttttcattattcacCAACTATAGAAGTGCTTGATAACTTGATTCcaaaacattattaattatccAGCTGTAGTGAAGCTGGTTTTTACCTAATTGTGATTTTGCTTGGATGGGCTTAATATAATAATCTCTTGATGGACAGCTTGGACAACACAATTGCTATTTACAGTGGAGTTAACATGGAGGATGCAGCTGTTATTAATCATAACAATCAGACTGGCAGATGGCTTTCTACTTTCAGGTACGGTTTCTGGGGGAGTATCTTAAGATTGACTTGTTATTTTGTCATCTTCCTAACTTCCCGTATCCTGCAAAAGTATTTTCTAATCAAAGCTTGGGATTTTAAACTCTTCAGAGCtgatttttacattttcaaacaaGCTTCCACTCTTCAGAGCAGAAAAGGTTTTATTTGATCAGCATAAGCTGAAACTTTTGTGTAGTTATACTACGAATTTGTGATGCCACTGCAAACTTGCTGATACCTTATAAATTGCCaacttattcttaaaaaaagaagttgACTTTTGTGAACTTTTGTTGTAGCAGAGCAAAATGGGGTTGGGATGACTCATATCTCTTTGTTGGAAATTTGAAAAGAGGAGTTGATGTTGTCTCAGCAGTTCAAAGGAAGATGGTTATGACTCTAGAGAGCCAGCACATGTCTGCCATTCCTTGCAGATTTGATACACACTCTTACGAGGTTGGGATGCTAGCAGGAGCTACAAGTGGAGGCCAGGTTTATATTTGGACGTCGCGCTAGGATAGGATGTTTATTTAATATCCACTTCTGTTATATGTTATAAAATGAAACTTCTATAGTTTCTGATTCCATACTGTTTTCATGTGACATGTGAAGTATTTTCAAATATGCTAAGTACCTCTACAAGTGGAGGACTGACTTCCTCCTTTTCTATTTCCATGCAGAAGAGCTGGTCGTGCTTGTTGCATTAAACAACAAATAACATGAtgtacataatattttttttaaaataattaataaagtttaaagaagaaaataataaaaagtgtatACATacactattaatatatattttttattttatttataagatctaATTACCTAATTCATTAAGATTAAGAATAGTAATTTACtagttaatagtaataaatatgttcaaaactctggtttttttttaaaactaccctcgtaaatatttttctttttcttcgaATGTCTGTCAATACAATTAATTaggattattttagtttaaataattaattaggagTATGGATTGGATCTTATAACAAAAAACtaacatcatttttaatttgagtCTAATAAATACAAACGTTGATGTTATGAAAAATCATAACATTTCTTAAATGATTAAAAcagttttattattgtttaaaatgtttatttaatttaacttttactCCCccgttttaaaacaattttcttttgttttccaaaaCAATGCCATCTTTGTATTAAAATAAGTGTtgtattagagaaaaaaattattttaataaaaaatattttaaaataagtgttatatttgattttttagtttaacattaattattcttttttagcaatattactaataaatattattttagtttttaaatttaatattaatattatatttcatctatttaataattaattttgtaaaatattattttttgtctatttattaatttttcttgatctgtgtaaaataacttagaaaaacacttattttcCAATGGAAGTAATAAtctttttatactatttttttccaACAATATCCTTAGACATAAttcaaaagataaattaatactaatgaaacatttttcataaaaataagttGGTGGATAGTAGACTGCATTGTTATTGGAGGTCAGTGGAATAATTTATGactaaagtaattaaaaatgagtgtattttaatctaaatttatatcaattgtttgttttttaatcaatgtgTCACAACTTTAAAGATCATTGTTTTGAATAAGAGAaagtaaatgtttttttctcaCCCTCCTCTAGtagtaaaacaaataaaaatattaaaatttgaaatttggaaattaattaaactatatattcataaatatttaggtTTACTTAAtgtctaaaaatatttattcacaaGATATTGTG
The nucleotide sequence above comes from Glycine soja cultivar W05 chromosome 11, ASM419377v2, whole genome shotgun sequence. Encoded proteins:
- the LOC114375025 gene encoding WD repeat-containing protein 76-like isoform X1, which gives rise to MAPQKLTDYERKRLENIRRNDEMMAALKLHSKATQLSNFKRPRVGTKSYNMKSEKKPKTETPIVIRRSLRTRGIPPDSKGLDGDSVGPTTPRKTEPSVVSLGRISMADARESDHSDSFFVESLMGMAQLKAQYASVEKGKVEASLGLEALYLDPENIARVVPGRITSARFFPSSSVKMIAVGNTFGNVGFWNVGQSEVHLYRPHRAPISGILIQPHCLSKIYTSCYDGILRLMDAEKEIFDLVFESDESIFALSQPTNETNCLYLAEGSGGLTIWDNRIGKRMSHWVLHESRINTIDFNCKNPHIAATSSTDGTACTWDLRYTDGDKLTALRTFTHKRSVQSAYFSPSGCSLATTSLDNTIAIYSGVNMEDAAVINHNNQTGRWLSTFSRAKWGWDDSYLFVGNLKRGVDVVSAVQRKMVMTLESQHMSAIPCRFDTHSYEVGMLAGATSGGQVYIWTSR
- the LOC114375025 gene encoding WD repeat-containing protein 76-like isoform X2; its protein translation is MAPQKLTDYERKRLENIRRNDEMMAALKLHSKATQLSNFKRPRVGTKSYNMKSEKKPKTETPIVIRRSLRTRGIPPDSKGLDGDSVGPTTPRKTEPSVVSLGRISMADARESDHSDSFFVESLMGMAQLKAQYASVEKGKVEASLGLEALYLDPENIARVVPGRITSARFFPSSSVKMIAVGNTFGNVGFWNVGQSEVHLYRPHRAPISGILIQPHCLSKIYTSCYDGILRLMDAEKEIFDLVFESDESIFALSQPTNETNCLYLAEGSGGLTIWDNRIGKRMSHWVLHESRINTIDFNCKNPHIAATSSTDGTACTWDLRYTDGDKLTALRTFTHKRSVQSAYFSPSGCSLATTSLDNTIAIYSGVNMEDAAVINHNNQTGRWLSTFRAKWGWDDSYLFVGNLKRGVDVVSAVQRKMVMTLESQHMSAIPCRFDTHSYEVGMLAGATSGGQVYIWTSR